From a single Nostoc sp. MS1 genomic region:
- a CDS encoding PAS domain-containing hybrid sensor histidine kinase/response regulator, which translates to MTSEDPVASSVNKLVLSEEAFFFERSLDLLTVIGLDSHFKRFNPAFIQTLGHSPAELLAHPFLDFVHPEDHAATLAEMEKLKAGAPTLYFENRYRTQAGYYRWLAWTASPQIDQGVIYCVARDVTGQKETESALRASEERWQLALRGSNDGIWDWNVQTNEVFFSARWKKMLGFEEEEISNHLDEWKKRVHPDDIDQVIQLIQEHFEQKTPFYISEHRVQCKDGSYKWILDRGQAIWNEAGEVLRMVGSHTDITERRQLEAALQSANQELEQRVAERTAQLEQVNAALRESEERNQLAMEVARIFTFEWEPNTDAVKRSPQCAAILGLSCPSAEHDTGADYFQKVHPDDRDRFLAELQALTLENNTYKITYRVVRPDGQILTLEESGRALFNQMGQLTRLIGITADVTQRKLLEAELEASRATLHRQLAEIETIYQSAPIGLNVLDPDLRFVRINQRLAEINGFSIEEHIGRTVRELLPDIADTAEELLRPILETGQALLNVEIRGETPAQPGVERIWLESFLPLKEGDCVIGINTVCQEITERKRTEEALRESEDRLRMAIASAQLGTWDWNLVTGELKWDIACKAMFGLPSDAESSIEMFFQGLHPDDRDRLQEILQVALDPASGGYYDTEYRTIGIEDRVERWLRSKGQAYYNAEGKPLRFIGTVLDITEQKQAEAQKEKLFQQEQAAREAAERANRTKDEFLAILSHELRTPLNPILGWARILQSPNISTEKLQVGLATIERNAKQQVQLIEDLLDISRIIRGKLSLSFAAINLSEPIMAALETVNLAAQAKEIHIEVLIDSSVRQVRGDAGRLQQVIWNLLSNAIKFNSSGGRVTVQLTQIDHYAQIQISDTGRGIEGEFLPHVFELFQQQDSSSTRFYGGLGLGLAIARQIVEAHGGTITAVSPGEGKGATFTVQLPLMPTSHPNTSVTFNQPTVNLENRRVLVVDDEPDSLELVKVILEEEGATVCSVFSATAALRLLIQSQFDLLISDIGMPEMDGYTFIRQVRGLPPQFNRDIPAIALTAYAGDTNRRKILVAGFQSHLEKPIDPQNLLDAIASVIIP; encoded by the coding sequence ATGACCTCTGAAGACCCTGTTGCCTCATCAGTGAATAAATTGGTTTTATCCGAAGAAGCCTTTTTCTTTGAGCGATCGCTCGATCTGCTGACAGTGATTGGTCTAGATAGCCACTTTAAGCGGTTCAACCCTGCATTTATCCAAACTCTCGGTCATTCACCAGCAGAATTATTAGCTCACCCTTTTCTAGATTTTGTCCATCCAGAAGACCACGCCGCCACATTAGCAGAAATGGAGAAATTAAAGGCAGGCGCTCCTACGCTTTATTTCGAGAATCGTTACCGGACGCAGGCTGGGTACTACCGATGGTTGGCATGGACAGCATCACCCCAGATTGACCAAGGGGTAATATACTGCGTTGCCCGTGACGTAACAGGGCAAAAAGAGACGGAATCTGCCCTACGTGCAAGTGAAGAACGCTGGCAATTAGCTCTTAGGGGTAGCAATGATGGCATCTGGGATTGGAACGTGCAAACTAATGAAGTATTCTTCTCAGCCCGTTGGAAAAAGATGTTGGGGTTTGAAGAGGAGGAAATCAGCAACCATTTGGACGAGTGGAAAAAGCGGGTGCATCCTGATGATATCGACCAAGTAATACAACTGATCCAAGAGCATTTTGAGCAGAAAACGCCATTTTACATTTCCGAACATCGGGTGCAATGCAAGGATGGTAGTTATAAATGGATTTTAGATCGCGGTCAGGCAATTTGGAATGAGGCAGGCGAGGTGCTGCGGATGGTGGGTTCTCACACCGACATTACAGAACGTCGCCAACTAGAAGCTGCCTTGCAAAGTGCTAACCAGGAGCTAGAACAGCGCGTGGCTGAACGTACTGCCCAGTTAGAACAAGTCAATGCGGCACTACGAGAAAGCGAGGAGCGCAACCAATTGGCAATGGAAGTGGCGCGGATATTTACCTTTGAGTGGGAACCAAACACCGATGCCGTCAAGCGATCGCCTCAATGTGCGGCTATTCTGGGGTTAAGTTGCCCATCGGCAGAACATGATACAGGTGCAGATTATTTTCAAAAAGTCCATCCAGATGATCGCGATCGCTTCCTAGCCGAATTACAAGCACTAACACTCGAAAATAACACTTACAAAATTACCTATCGAGTCGTGCGTCCAGATGGGCAGATCCTCACATTGGAAGAAAGTGGACGCGCCCTGTTTAACCAGATGGGACAGTTAACTAGACTGATTGGCATTACGGCAGATGTGACGCAACGTAAACTACTGGAAGCCGAATTAGAAGCAAGCCGGGCCACTTTACACAGGCAACTGGCAGAAATTGAAACTATCTACCAGTCTGCCCCAATTGGGTTAAATGTCCTCGATCCTGATCTGCGCTTTGTGCGGATTAATCAAAGATTGGCAGAAATCAACGGATTTTCTATAGAAGAACACATCGGGCGGACAGTTCGAGAGTTATTACCTGACATCGCAGATACGGCTGAGGAGTTGCTGCGCCCCATCTTGGAAACGGGGCAAGCACTACTAAATGTAGAAATTCGTGGGGAGACTCCAGCACAACCAGGAGTAGAACGCATCTGGTTAGAAAGTTTTTTGCCGTTGAAAGAGGGCGATTGCGTCATTGGCATTAACACTGTTTGTCAAGAGATTACCGAACGCAAACGAACAGAGGAAGCCCTACGGGAGAGTGAAGACAGATTGCGAATGGCGATCGCCTCTGCTCAATTGGGAACCTGGGATTGGAATTTAGTCACTGGGGAATTGAAATGGGATATTGCTTGCAAGGCTATGTTTGGTTTACCATCTGATGCTGAATCTAGCATAGAGATGTTTTTTCAGGGCTTACACCCTGATGACCGCGATCGCCTCCAGGAAATTCTTCAAGTAGCACTCGACCCAGCGTCTGGTGGTTATTATGACACTGAGTATCGCACCATCGGCATTGAGGATCGAGTTGAACGCTGGCTGAGGTCGAAAGGACAAGCTTATTATAATGCCGAAGGAAAACCGCTACGTTTTATTGGTACGGTGCTGGATATTACTGAGCAAAAACAAGCCGAAGCCCAGAAAGAAAAGTTATTTCAACAAGAACAAGCAGCACGAGAAGCCGCAGAACGTGCCAACCGCACCAAAGATGAGTTTCTGGCTATTCTTTCCCATGAATTGCGGACACCGCTTAACCCGATTTTAGGCTGGGCTAGGATACTTCAATCCCCCAATATCAGTACTGAAAAACTCCAAGTCGGGTTAGCCACCATCGAGCGTAATGCCAAGCAACAGGTGCAACTGATTGAGGATCTGCTAGATATCTCTCGCATCATCCGTGGAAAACTTTCCCTCAGCTTTGCCGCTATCAATTTATCTGAGCCAATTATGGCAGCTTTGGAAACTGTGAATTTAGCCGCACAAGCCAAAGAAATTCACATTGAGGTATTGATTGACTCATCGGTGAGGCAAGTGAGAGGAGATGCAGGCAGGTTGCAACAGGTGATATGGAATTTACTCTCAAATGCGATTAAATTCAATTCTTCAGGCGGACGGGTGACGGTGCAACTTACCCAAATTGACCACTATGCACAAATTCAGATAAGTGATACGGGTAGAGGCATTGAAGGCGAATTTTTACCCCATGTATTTGAGTTATTCCAACAGCAGGATAGTTCTAGTACTCGTTTTTATGGTGGGTTGGGCTTAGGGTTAGCGATCGCCCGTCAGATTGTCGAAGCCCACGGTGGTACAATTACGGCTGTCAGTCCTGGTGAAGGAAAGGGGGCAACCTTTACCGTCCAATTACCTTTAATGCCTACTTCTCACCCCAATACTTCTGTTACTTTCAACCAGCCAACAGTGAATTTAGAGAATCGGCGCGTGCTTGTGGTAGATGATGAGCCTGATTCTCTAGAACTAGTTAAGGTGATTTTAGAGGAAGAAGGCGCGACTGTCTGTTCAGTTTTCTCTGCTACCGCAGCCCTACGACTACTGATCCAATCTCAATTTGATTTACTCATTAGTGATATTGGGATGCCAGAAATGGACGGCTACACATTCATCCGTCAGGTACGCGGTTTACCGCCCCAATTCAACCGAGATATTCCCGCGATCGCCCTCACAGCCTATGCAGGTGATACCAATCGGCGTAAAATCCTCGTAGCTGGCTTTCAGTCCCATCTAGAAAAACCCATCGACCCCCAAAACCTCCTAGATGCGATCGCATCGGTTATTATTCCCTAA
- a CDS encoding cadmium resistance transporter: MSGLVSAISTGVFAFSATNIDDLFILTLFFSQVNAQFRRWHIIAGQYLGFSALVLASIPGFFGGLILPRPWIGLFGLLPIAIGIKCWLDRGTDDSPTPQNQFLNLQIYSVAAITFANGTDNISIYVPLFASSSWESLVVILGVFFTFVGLLCFLAYQLTNQSAIADLLTRYGNQFMPFVLIGLGVFIVLDSGSLTLINLLNAEISPLF; encoded by the coding sequence ATGAGTGGATTAGTCTCTGCAATCAGCACTGGTGTATTCGCCTTCAGCGCCACCAATATAGATGATTTATTCATCTTGACCTTATTTTTCTCCCAGGTAAATGCTCAGTTTCGTCGTTGGCATATTATAGCTGGTCAGTATTTAGGGTTTAGTGCATTGGTATTAGCGAGTATTCCTGGTTTTTTTGGTGGTTTAATTTTACCCCGACCCTGGATAGGACTATTTGGTTTATTACCGATAGCTATCGGTATCAAATGTTGGTTGGATAGAGGTACCGATGACAGTCCCACGCCACAAAATCAATTTCTCAATTTGCAAATTTATAGTGTGGCAGCAATCACCTTTGCCAATGGTACTGACAATATTAGTATTTATGTTCCCTTGTTTGCCAGCAGTAGTTGGGAGAGCTTAGTAGTTATTTTAGGTGTCTTTTTTACCTTTGTCGGCTTGTTATGCTTTTTAGCTTACCAACTAACTAATCAAAGTGCGATCGCTGATCTTTTAACTCGTTATGGCAATCAGTTTATGCCATTTGTTTTGATAGGGTTAGGTGTATTTATAGTTTTAGATAGCGGTAGCTTGACTTTGATCAATTTACTCAACGCAGAAATATCACCTTTATTTTAA
- a CDS encoding APC family permease: protein MKKEISSHQSLHGLKPNCLSFAEVLAQSFAVIAPTTIPASNIGLIVALAGNGTWLSCLIGLIGLLFVSININQFASRSASPGSLYTYITKGLGPTAGVVCGWSLVLAYLFTGMSVLCGFANFSGILIGHLGIHPSSITLLAVGAGISWYAAYKDIQLSAVAMLWIEGVTISLITILCIIIWAHQGFALDMSQLTLANTNPGNIATGLVLVMFAFSGFESATSLGDEAKKPLKTIPRAVIGSVVLAGVFYVGTTYIEVLGFQGTGVSITNTEQPLSLLSQRLGLGWLGELVAFGTLFSFFSCVLGSINPAARIFFLMARHGLFHSKLGAAHSANKTPHVAVTLCSIIAFLVPTVMCLFNIKLFESMGYLGAIASYGFLIVYVLISVAAPVYLYKIKQLRSPDILFSVLGVGFMVMPILGSVGIPGSILFPIPEAPYNSFPYLFLLYLAATCGWFIIKKSRSPHLVVGMHQAIEEIHAKFSDNRKVP from the coding sequence ATGAAAAAAGAGATATCATCCCATCAGAGTCTTCATGGATTAAAGCCAAATTGTCTTTCTTTTGCTGAAGTATTAGCCCAATCTTTTGCTGTAATTGCACCAACAACAATACCAGCATCTAACATTGGTTTAATTGTGGCGCTTGCTGGAAATGGTACTTGGTTGAGTTGTTTGATTGGCTTGATAGGACTGTTATTTGTCAGCATCAATATCAATCAATTTGCTAGCCGTTCAGCCTCTCCTGGGTCACTCTACACATACATCACAAAAGGCTTAGGCCCCACAGCCGGAGTAGTTTGTGGCTGGAGTTTAGTTTTGGCTTATCTATTCACAGGAATGTCAGTTTTGTGTGGTTTTGCCAATTTTAGCGGTATATTGATTGGCCATTTGGGTATTCATCCTTCTAGCATTACTTTACTAGCCGTTGGTGCTGGTATCTCTTGGTATGCAGCCTATAAAGATATTCAACTTTCCGCCGTTGCTATGTTGTGGATTGAAGGAGTCACAATTTCACTTATAACTATTTTGTGCATCATTATCTGGGCGCATCAAGGTTTTGCTTTGGATATGTCTCAATTGACCTTAGCCAACACCAACCCAGGTAATATTGCCACTGGGCTAGTTTTAGTAATGTTTGCTTTCTCTGGTTTTGAAAGTGCCACTTCTTTGGGTGATGAAGCCAAAAAACCGTTAAAAACCATTCCTAGAGCCGTTATCGGTAGCGTTGTCCTAGCTGGCGTATTTTATGTGGGAACAACGTATATAGAAGTTTTGGGTTTTCAAGGTACTGGCGTATCTATAACCAATACGGAACAACCTCTGAGCCTTCTGTCGCAACGTTTAGGGCTTGGTTGGTTAGGTGAGTTAGTGGCTTTCGGGACTTTATTTAGCTTCTTTAGTTGTGTTCTGGGTAGTATCAACCCGGCGGCGAGAATCTTCTTTTTGATGGCGCGTCATGGCTTATTTCACTCTAAGTTGGGTGCGGCGCACTCAGCCAATAAAACACCACATGTTGCAGTAACACTGTGTTCAATAATTGCTTTTTTAGTACCTACGGTAATGTGCCTATTCAATATCAAACTCTTTGAGAGTATGGGTTATTTAGGCGCAATTGCTAGCTATGGTTTTCTCATTGTATATGTTTTGATTTCTGTTGCTGCACCAGTTTATCTATATAAAATCAAACAATTGCGATCGCCTGATATTCTCTTTTCAGTTCTGGGTGTCGGCTTTATGGTGATGCCTATTCTTGGTAGTGTTGGTATTCCCGGAAGTATACTCTTTCCTATTCCCGAAGCTCCCTACAATAGTTTTCCCTATCTATTCTTGCTATATCTAGCTGCTACTTGTGGATGGTTCATTATCAAAAAATCACGCTCTCCCCATCTGGTAGTAGGTATGCACCAAGCAATTGAAGAAATTCATGCAAAATTCAGCGATAACCGCAAAGTTCCTTAG